One genomic region from Reichenbachiella ulvae encodes:
- a CDS encoding OmpA family protein — protein MKKSISYYIIALFMVLGQVATAQTTSLNEAFKNAYRGGISDYKKGDYKGAVENFQEALKYRSTHENSWYYAGLSFVADQNPDRAIYCFKKLESINPDYNPMLYKHIADAYVNMEQLSKAQDYYQKFYDMTPDEPKEMATKHLAKNRIEYAKRSPEIRASSNSTEQPKPLTKVNSELHDYTPQVNPTGTRLYFTSVRQGGFDYIKDSSRLTNFGEDVYFSSFENNEWQEPELMPEPINSMSDDFGSSFTGDGLTMVYVRCGREESIGGCDLYISYFENGKWTEPKNMGNVVNSEAWDSQPTISSDGTRIIFSSTRDGGYGDSDLYMTTLNQYGQWGIPCNLGSIVNTPLSDKSPYLASDGKSLYYASEGHPGYGQSDIFYSLFENEKWGIPINVGAPINSSGDDTNFSISASGMGYFASSRLDEGNFDIFEMELPDHLKPKPSVVVQGIVANANNSAPIGAVVLVEDLETGELIALNKSNDETGEYLIVLPAGRSYSVSATKEGYFFYSQSFDLPEDASYAEIEKDILLEPIEKGTKVVLNNIFFESGRAELKPISYVELNKAVQLLKDNESMVIEVGGYTDNVGAEDANQRLSQARANAVVDYMVLAGIEQSRLQSKGYGESNPIADNSTPEGRTANRRTEFVIVEF, from the coding sequence ATGAAGAAATCAATCAGTTATTACATAATAGCGCTTTTCATGGTGCTCGGGCAGGTAGCTACTGCTCAAACCACTAGTCTAAATGAAGCATTTAAGAATGCCTACAGAGGGGGAATCTCGGATTACAAAAAAGGAGATTACAAAGGTGCTGTGGAGAATTTTCAGGAAGCTCTGAAATACAGGAGCACTCATGAAAACTCCTGGTACTATGCAGGTCTTTCATTCGTAGCGGATCAAAATCCTGATCGTGCGATCTATTGTTTCAAGAAGTTGGAGTCCATTAATCCTGATTATAACCCGATGCTTTATAAACACATAGCTGATGCATATGTGAATATGGAGCAACTATCGAAAGCACAGGATTATTACCAGAAATTTTATGATATGACTCCAGATGAGCCAAAAGAAATGGCTACTAAACATTTGGCAAAAAACAGGATCGAGTATGCTAAGAGAAGCCCTGAGATCAGAGCATCCAGCAATAGCACGGAACAACCTAAGCCACTTACCAAAGTGAATTCTGAACTACATGACTACACTCCACAGGTTAATCCAACTGGTACCAGACTTTACTTTACCAGTGTTAGACAAGGTGGGTTTGACTATATCAAAGATAGTTCTCGTTTGACCAATTTTGGGGAGGATGTCTATTTCTCAAGTTTTGAGAACAATGAATGGCAAGAACCAGAATTGATGCCAGAGCCAATTAATTCGATGTCTGATGATTTTGGGTCATCATTCACTGGAGATGGTTTGACTATGGTGTATGTAAGATGTGGTCGTGAAGAAAGCATTGGAGGATGCGATCTGTACATTTCTTATTTTGAAAATGGAAAATGGACCGAACCAAAGAATATGGGTAATGTGGTGAACAGCGAGGCATGGGATTCTCAGCCTACCATTAGTTCTGACGGTACCAGAATCATTTTTTCTTCTACCCGAGATGGAGGTTATGGGGATTCAGACCTCTATATGACTACTTTAAATCAATATGGTCAATGGGGTATACCTTGTAACCTGGGAAGTATTGTAAACACTCCTTTAAGTGATAAGAGTCCGTATTTGGCATCTGATGGTAAGTCTCTGTATTATGCTTCGGAAGGACATCCAGGATATGGTCAATCGGATATATTTTATTCCTTGTTTGAAAATGAGAAATGGGGGATACCAATCAATGTAGGGGCGCCAATTAATTCTTCTGGTGATGACACCAATTTTAGTATTTCGGCTTCTGGTATGGGCTATTTTGCCTCTTCTAGGTTAGATGAAGGTAACTTCGATATTTTCGAAATGGAGCTGCCTGATCATCTAAAGCCAAAACCATCTGTTGTAGTACAGGGTATAGTGGCCAATGCCAACAATTCGGCTCCAATTGGTGCGGTTGTTTTGGTTGAAGATTTGGAAACTGGAGAATTGATCGCCTTGAATAAAAGTAATGATGAGACTGGAGAGTATTTGATTGTATTGCCTGCAGGTCGTAGCTATAGTGTGTCTGCTACCAAGGAGGGGTATTTCTTTTACTCACAGAGTTTTGATCTACCTGAAGATGCGAGCTATGCAGAAATCGAAAAGGATATCTTGCTAGAGCCGATAGAAAAAGGAACCAAGGTGGTATTGAACAATATCTTTTTTGAGTCAGGTCGTGCAGAGCTTAAACCAATCTCCTATGTGGAATTGAATAAGGCAGTTCAGCTGTTGAAAGACAATGAATCCATGGTGATCGAAGTAGGTGGATATACAGATAATGTGGGTGCTGAAGATGCCAATCAAAGATTGTCACAGGCTAGAGCGAATGCCGTAGTTGATTACATGGTATTGGCGGGGATAGAGCAGAGCAGACTTCAGTCTAAAGGTTATGGAGAATCCAACCCAATCGCAGACAATAGTACACCTGAAGGCCGAACAGCCAATCGACGTACCGAATTTGTTATTGTAGAATTTTAA
- a CDS encoding sensor histidine kinase → MERLVLKGVCCLNSFIRKGLLGLIAMLGCFTMAYSDDVQAIGDLTDYSIYQWTAKDGLTSNNITSVYQDSRGLIWLTSFNGVMIYDTERIEVYDKNHFPFLDNDGFHSVSELSDSTVLLGSQGNGIIKFKNGQFDKLNISQGPEPKSIRCILVDENDNIYTGTDNLGLIKISGNNSQSILEEELGKLTIKSICKGKNGAIWIGTEGQGVYSISATDTLHFGVKDGLHSNTINALGVDAYGRIHVGNNGGYQVIDAANNVLSYPELKDIYVNTLFLDNEGAVWLGSELGVFKFHEDSRKLSKLASKRGVDLVRISKITSDNEGNIWVSSNRSGLMRFKESLVSTILKPTISGDRIFVVYESQDGRRFVTTDQPYIDICDSVCQRLELKSNLYDNGVRDILFDSDSSLWFATYGGMIHYQDGEESVYDINEGMPANNFRVVHKDQFGNYWFGSRSGGLVKFRDGEIKQIYNRDNGLESNFILSIEESAAGNLYLGTHSGGLTVLSPDGDMKIYHLKEDDSGVLFFNIDLNEDGTALLASTIGIVYFDGKNLDLVQLKYDPISRTFFDIIKDDFGSIWVTSNKGVLRISTKEFEAYKRGEISELGYQVLDENDGMYNEECTGATRATKMKDGRIMIPTLAGVCVLDPRKMSDEVYVPNVIIRHMIADQETELAIITQEELEVNPEVKRLAFQFAALSFLSPERNVYKYMLKGFDSQWSEPTTLGEIEYTNLRPGEYTFQVMASHDGEHWSSEPASLQFIVKPYFYETIWFLLLVAIFVFLLIWAIYEWRLSFINRQNKELKKVNEELDRFVYSASHEMRSPLSSILGLVHIARSDKSGDLNMYFNHIESSVMRLDDFIKDIIDYSRNARLGVISQEIDLRELIDSILHGISFTENYKIISHNIDIPEGLIFNSDRGRLKIVLSNLITNAFKHHAPDKVKNPWVSIKVEKLLEGIRIEIQDNGLGIDPKHISDIFKMFYRATTLNDGSGLGLYMVKEIIAKLNGTVDVHSELQKGTTFEVYIPELPAKD, encoded by the coding sequence ATGGAAAGATTGGTTTTGAAAGGTGTGTGCTGTCTGAATAGTTTTATCAGGAAGGGTTTACTTGGCTTAATTGCGATGCTGGGTTGTTTTACAATGGCCTATAGCGATGATGTTCAAGCAATAGGAGACTTAACCGACTATAGTATCTATCAATGGACAGCTAAAGACGGTCTCACTTCTAATAACATTACTTCAGTTTATCAGGACTCCAGAGGACTTATCTGGTTGACCTCCTTTAATGGTGTCATGATCTATGATACGGAAAGAATCGAGGTATACGATAAAAATCATTTTCCTTTTCTCGACAATGATGGTTTCCACAGTGTATCTGAATTGTCTGACAGTACAGTGCTACTTGGCTCACAGGGAAATGGTATTATTAAATTTAAGAATGGACAGTTTGATAAACTCAACATCTCCCAGGGACCTGAGCCAAAATCTATTAGATGCATCCTGGTAGATGAGAATGATAATATTTACACCGGTACTGATAATCTGGGCTTGATCAAAATAAGTGGAAATAATAGTCAAAGTATTCTTGAAGAAGAATTAGGGAAGCTGACCATTAAATCTATCTGCAAGGGCAAGAATGGAGCGATATGGATAGGTACAGAGGGGCAGGGAGTATATTCTATCAGTGCAACTGATACGTTGCATTTTGGAGTAAAAGACGGACTACACAGCAATACAATCAATGCACTAGGAGTAGACGCGTATGGAAGAATACATGTCGGAAACAATGGGGGGTATCAGGTAATTGATGCAGCCAATAATGTTCTGAGCTATCCTGAGCTCAAAGACATCTATGTCAATACACTGTTTCTTGATAATGAAGGAGCAGTTTGGTTAGGTTCTGAGTTAGGTGTATTCAAGTTTCATGAAGACAGTAGAAAACTGAGTAAACTTGCCTCCAAAAGAGGGGTCGATTTGGTGCGAATTTCTAAGATTACTTCTGATAATGAAGGGAACATTTGGGTCTCTTCCAATAGATCTGGGCTCATGAGATTCAAGGAAAGTTTAGTTAGTACCATATTGAAGCCCACAATCTCTGGGGATAGAATATTTGTAGTCTATGAGTCTCAAGATGGTAGGAGGTTTGTGACGACTGATCAACCTTATATCGATATATGTGATTCCGTTTGCCAAAGACTTGAGCTCAAATCCAATTTGTATGACAATGGGGTTAGAGATATACTATTTGATTCAGACAGTAGTTTGTGGTTTGCCACTTATGGTGGCATGATTCACTACCAGGATGGAGAAGAGAGCGTATATGATATCAATGAAGGTATGCCTGCCAATAATTTTAGAGTAGTTCATAAAGACCAGTTTGGAAACTATTGGTTTGGGAGCAGGTCTGGTGGATTGGTCAAATTCAGAGATGGTGAGATCAAGCAGATATATAATCGCGACAATGGACTAGAATCAAATTTTATTTTATCCATTGAGGAGTCTGCAGCAGGCAATCTTTATTTGGGTACTCATAGTGGTGGGTTGACAGTTTTGAGTCCAGATGGTGATATGAAGATTTACCATCTCAAGGAGGACGATTCTGGTGTCTTGTTTTTCAATATTGATTTGAATGAGGATGGAACGGCATTACTGGCGTCCACGATTGGTATTGTGTATTTCGATGGTAAGAACCTTGATCTAGTTCAATTAAAATATGATCCAATTAGTAGAACCTTTTTTGATATCATAAAAGATGACTTTGGTAGTATTTGGGTGACGTCAAACAAAGGGGTCCTGCGTATTAGTACAAAAGAATTTGAGGCCTACAAAAGAGGAGAGATTTCAGAGCTTGGGTATCAGGTTTTGGACGAAAATGACGGCATGTACAATGAAGAATGTACAGGTGCCACTCGAGCAACTAAAATGAAAGATGGTCGAATTATGATTCCTACTTTAGCGGGCGTGTGTGTGCTGGATCCTAGAAAAATGAGCGATGAAGTTTATGTTCCTAATGTGATTATTAGACATATGATTGCTGATCAGGAAACGGAATTGGCTATCATAACTCAGGAAGAGCTAGAAGTAAATCCTGAGGTGAAAAGATTGGCTTTTCAGTTTGCTGCATTGAGCTTTTTGTCTCCGGAAAGGAATGTATATAAGTACATGTTGAAAGGGTTTGATAGTCAATGGAGTGAGCCTACCACTCTTGGTGAGATTGAATACACCAATTTAAGGCCAGGAGAATACACCTTTCAGGTTATGGCAAGTCATGATGGAGAACATTGGAGTTCAGAACCAGCCTCTCTTCAGTTTATTGTCAAGCCATATTTTTATGAAACTATATGGTTTTTGCTTCTTGTAGCCATTTTCGTGTTCTTGCTTATATGGGCGATATATGAATGGAGGCTTTCATTTATCAATCGTCAAAACAAAGAGCTGAAAAAAGTAAATGAAGAGTTGGATCGCTTTGTTTATAGTGCTTCGCACGAAATGCGTTCTCCGTTGTCCTCTATTTTGGGATTGGTGCATATAGCACGTTCGGATAAGTCTGGTGATTTAAATATGTATTTCAATCACATTGAGTCCAGCGTGATGCGTTTGGATGATTTCATAAAGGATATAATAGATTATTCGAGAAATGCTCGCCTGGGTGTGATTAGCCAGGAAATAGACTTGAGGGAGTTAATTGATAGCATTCTACACGGGATTAGTTTTACGGAAAACTATAAAATAATTAGTCATAATATAGATATTCCTGAAGGGCTAATATTCAATTCGGATCGTGGAAGACTGAAGATAGTTTTGAGTAATTTGATTACCAATGCCTTTAAGCATCATGCTCCTGATAAGGTGAAGAATCCATGGGTAAGTATCAAAGTTGAAAAGTTGTTGGAGGGAATCAGAATTGAAATTCAGGATAATGGATTGGGTATTGACCCGAAACATATCAGTGATATATTCAAGATGTTCTATAGAGCTACAACTCTCAATGACGGATCAGGATTAGGGTTGTATATGGTTAAGGAAATTATTGCCAAGTTGAATGGAACAGTAGATGTCCATTCAGAATTACAAAAGGGAACTACTTTTGAGGTTTATATTCCAGAATTGCCTGCCAAGGATTAA
- a CDS encoding SulP family inorganic anion transporter, giving the protein MNDSHKSGFLSNISRDLPASIVVFLVAVPLCLGIALASGAPLFSGIIAGIVGGIVVGLISGSSLGVSGPAAGLAVIVLNSITELGSFENFLLAVVIAGVLQIVLGIAKAGVLGYYLPSSVIKGMLSGIGVIIILKQIPHAFGYDADPEGDMDFFQPDGHNTFSEILYAFENITPGAVIIGFLGLAILILWERPFMKKMTFTKYVNGPLVAVAVGIVLNLVFESIPTLSLHGDHVVTIPVTTSFDEFLGLFATPNWSMIGEKQIYIVAFTIAVVASLETLLSVEAADKLDPERRITPTNRELVAQGIGNSVSGLIGGLPVTQVIVRSSANIQSGGKTKASAVFHGIFLMICALAVPQVLNMIPLASLAAVLIVVGFKLVKPSMFVEMYKTGNDQFYSYIITILGLVFTDLLMGIGMGLVVAIMFILWNNFKTPYHFDPDHVKEGQPITIALSDNVTFLNKASIIKTFNVLPDDSEVIIDATRTQEIHWDVMELIEDFKINSKNRGIDLKLVGFDHFKTGVSEEVFHAHFSESNGKK; this is encoded by the coding sequence ATGAATGATTCACATAAGTCAGGATTCCTGTCGAATATCAGCAGGGACCTGCCAGCTAGTATAGTTGTTTTTTTGGTGGCAGTGCCACTTTGTTTAGGGATTGCGCTTGCCTCAGGAGCGCCACTTTTTTCTGGAATTATTGCAGGGATTGTAGGGGGTATTGTGGTTGGACTTATTTCAGGTTCTAGTCTTGGGGTAAGTGGTCCGGCCGCAGGTTTGGCAGTAATAGTTCTTAATTCAATCACAGAATTAGGAAGTTTTGAGAATTTTCTACTTGCAGTCGTGATTGCAGGTGTATTACAGATAGTTTTGGGGATTGCCAAAGCAGGGGTTTTAGGTTATTATCTACCCTCATCGGTGATCAAAGGTATGCTTTCGGGTATCGGAGTTATCATCATCTTAAAACAAATCCCACATGCTTTTGGGTATGACGCTGATCCAGAAGGAGACATGGATTTCTTTCAGCCTGATGGTCACAATACATTTTCTGAGATACTTTATGCCTTTGAAAATATTACTCCAGGCGCAGTAATTATTGGCTTTTTGGGACTGGCCATTTTAATCCTGTGGGAAAGGCCTTTTATGAAGAAAATGACCTTTACCAAATATGTCAATGGTCCACTGGTGGCAGTAGCTGTGGGTATTGTTTTGAATTTGGTGTTTGAGTCTATCCCTACCTTATCTCTACATGGTGATCATGTGGTAACTATACCAGTGACTACTTCATTTGATGAGTTCCTTGGTTTGTTTGCAACGCCTAATTGGTCTATGATCGGTGAAAAGCAAATATATATTGTCGCGTTTACCATAGCGGTGGTTGCCAGTTTGGAAACCTTGCTGAGTGTAGAGGCAGCTGATAAATTGGATCCAGAAAGAAGAATCACACCAACCAATAGAGAATTGGTGGCACAGGGGATTGGGAATTCAGTTTCAGGGTTGATAGGTGGTTTGCCTGTTACTCAGGTGATCGTGAGGAGTTCTGCCAATATCCAATCAGGAGGTAAAACAAAGGCTTCTGCTGTCTTTCATGGTATTTTCCTCATGATATGTGCATTGGCGGTTCCTCAGGTTCTGAATATGATTCCATTGGCCAGTTTGGCTGCAGTATTGATAGTGGTAGGGTTCAAATTAGTTAAGCCATCCATGTTTGTGGAAATGTATAAAACAGGTAACGATCAGTTTTATTCTTACATTATTACAATTCTAGGACTTGTATTTACAGATCTTCTGATGGGAATCGGGATGGGGCTTGTAGTAGCAATTATGTTTATTCTGTGGAATAACTTCAAAACCCCATATCATTTTGATCCAGATCATGTGAAGGAAGGGCAGCCTATCACAATAGCCTTGTCGGACAATGTGACTTTCTTGAATAAGGCAAGTATCATAAAGACTTTTAATGTGCTACCCGATGATAGCGAAGTAATCATTGATGCCACGCGAACCCAGGAAATACATTGGGATGTGATGGAGCTGATAGAAGATTTTAAAATCAATAGCAAAAACAGAGGAATTGATTTAAAATTGGTCGGGTTTGATCATTTTAAGACCGGAGTATCAGAAGAAGTGTTTCATGCACATTTTTCTGAGAGCAACGGAAAAAAATAG
- a CDS encoding methyl-accepting chemotaxis protein: MGVKISLIPILFLLLSVINFYIISHYRNQQAADTLVVDVAGRQRMLSQRIAFYSQLVAIGDPSAKENLQKAAELCNKSLSALKNGGQAPGHPEGTLLPPTSSASMDIFSKTENLWLPYFNHVNSVLKQKNTAEINESAQAIASSATDMLKQFNALVQSYVRENKEKQSFLDVIQYILIGLNLLIIGIAIWLTNKKITLPIQRILEIAKDLSLGKLNLTYARTGNDELTKAIQNLHVLDQNLLRASEFASHIEQGNLDTSFETLSEEDQLGQSLLNLRAKLKLTVDEFEQVVKEAGEQGNLNLQIEVDQKQGAWKHLSQAINHLLSNIRTPISELKVLIEGLAAGNLTVEYHGDAKGDLKALIDSLNAAIKNLHDLISEVQTTTNTVDNHTTEILSHGSEMNISYSEISSAIGEMNQGAQNQLLKIEESSSTIENIKRSFDHMANLSKMIDESATKGLESSSKGRQSIDELIKIIDTAAQSANQVKDSMEILTNRSQEIERVLGIITGIASQTNLLALNAAIEAAQAGESGRGFAVVAEEIRKLAEGARKSVNEIADLVSDVQTDTASAQDLMLTMNKNVKTGVKASVEVAKVFETLSDSSKETSVNSKEILDTAQNQTHNINFMVSSNENVIIIAEESAAGSEQIASSASQLASGMEVFMNKTQVCRDKASELKSTVGKFKLHKYQSNMKLETAEVD; this comes from the coding sequence TTGGGGGTAAAGATCAGTTTGATTCCTATCCTTTTTCTCTTGCTCTCTGTTATCAATTTTTACATCATATCTCACTACAGAAACCAGCAAGCCGCTGACACGTTAGTGGTAGATGTAGCGGGCAGACAGCGAATGTTGTCTCAAAGAATAGCTTTTTATTCTCAACTAGTGGCTATCGGAGACCCATCAGCCAAAGAAAACCTTCAGAAAGCAGCTGAACTTTGTAACAAATCCCTTAGCGCCCTAAAAAATGGAGGCCAGGCACCAGGACACCCTGAAGGCACATTACTCCCTCCTACCTCTAGTGCTTCCATGGATATCTTTTCAAAAACAGAAAATCTATGGTTACCCTATTTCAATCATGTTAATAGCGTACTCAAACAGAAGAATACAGCAGAAATCAATGAGTCCGCTCAAGCTATTGCTTCAAGTGCTACAGACATGTTGAAACAATTCAATGCTTTGGTTCAATCTTATGTCCGAGAAAATAAGGAAAAGCAAAGTTTCTTAGATGTGATCCAATATATCTTGATTGGATTGAATCTATTAATTATCGGAATTGCCATTTGGTTGACCAACAAGAAAATTACGCTTCCGATTCAAAGAATTCTAGAAATAGCCAAGGACCTTTCTTTAGGCAAATTGAATTTGACCTATGCCCGAACTGGGAATGATGAATTGACTAAAGCCATTCAAAATCTTCATGTCCTTGATCAAAACCTTCTAAGAGCTTCAGAATTTGCTAGCCATATCGAACAAGGAAACCTTGACACGTCCTTTGAGACATTGAGCGAGGAAGATCAGCTAGGACAATCCTTGCTGAATCTTCGTGCCAAACTCAAACTAACCGTGGATGAATTTGAGCAGGTGGTGAAGGAAGCTGGAGAACAAGGTAATTTGAACTTGCAAATTGAAGTGGATCAAAAGCAAGGTGCATGGAAGCATTTGAGTCAGGCCATCAATCATTTGCTATCCAATATCAGGACTCCTATTTCAGAATTAAAAGTACTTATTGAAGGTCTGGCTGCTGGTAATCTGACAGTGGAGTACCACGGAGATGCCAAAGGTGATTTGAAAGCGTTGATCGACAGTCTGAATGCAGCCATCAAAAATCTTCACGACCTTATTTCAGAAGTTCAGACAACCACCAATACTGTTGACAATCATACGACTGAGATCTTGAGTCATGGTAGTGAGATGAATATTTCTTACAGCGAAATTTCATCAGCGATTGGCGAAATGAACCAGGGTGCTCAAAATCAATTGCTAAAAATTGAAGAATCTTCTTCCACGATTGAAAATATAAAGAGATCCTTTGACCACATGGCCAATTTGTCCAAGATGATCGATGAGTCTGCTACCAAAGGATTGGAAAGCAGTTCGAAGGGTAGACAGAGTATTGACGAATTGATCAAAATCATTGACACTGCGGCACAATCTGCCAATCAGGTAAAAGACTCAATGGAAATCTTGACCAACAGGTCTCAGGAGATCGAAAGGGTCCTTGGTATCATTACTGGTATTGCTTCTCAAACAAACCTTTTGGCGCTTAATGCGGCGATAGAAGCCGCTCAGGCAGGTGAATCTGGAAGAGGATTTGCAGTAGTAGCAGAAGAAATCAGAAAGCTTGCTGAAGGAGCCAGAAAATCGGTAAACGAGATTGCAGATTTGGTAAGCGATGTACAAACAGACACCGCCTCTGCTCAGGATCTGATGCTGACCATGAATAAGAACGTAAAAACGGGGGTTAAAGCCTCCGTGGAAGTGGCCAAAGTATTCGAAACCTTGTCTGATTCGTCGAAGGAAACCTCTGTTAATTCAAAAGAGATTTTGGATACGGCACAGAATCAAACACATAACATCAATTTTATGGTGAGTAGCAATGAAAACGTAATCATCATTGCAGAAGAAAGTGCTGCTGGATCAGAACAAATCGCGAGTTCTGCTTCTCAATTGGCTTCTGGTATGGAGGTATTCATGAACAAAACTCAGGTTTGTAGAGACAAAGCCAGTGAATTGAAATCTACAGTTGGCAAATTCAAACTACATAAATATCAATCTAACATGAAGTTAGAAACTGCCGAGGTAGATTAA
- a CDS encoding Fur family transcriptional regulator yields MQFSELKNFLKQHKLRVTDCRLDVLQLFKSKKHALTSRVLEDELTGYDRVTLFRTLNTFIEAGIVHKIPDDSGVARYGVCDSKCDAEAHHHDHVHFKCDECGNVDCLPTHHVPRIEIPGYIIKDSNMILNGLCRACNG; encoded by the coding sequence ATGCAATTTTCAGAACTAAAGAATTTTCTCAAGCAACACAAGCTCAGGGTAACTGATTGTAGGTTAGATGTTTTACAATTATTTAAATCAAAAAAACATGCTTTGACAAGTAGGGTTTTGGAGGATGAGCTGACTGGATATGATCGTGTGACCTTGTTTAGAACACTTAATACTTTCATTGAAGCAGGTATAGTTCATAAAATACCGGATGATTCTGGTGTGGCTAGGTATGGCGTCTGTGATAGCAAGTGTGATGCAGAAGCCCATCATCATGATCACGTTCATTTCAAATGCGATGAGTGCGGCAATGTAGATTGTCTGCCGACACATCATGTTCCTCGAATTGAGATCCCAGGCTATATAATAAAGGACTCAAACATGATTCTAAATGGTTTGTGTAGAGCTTGTAATGGTTGA